A region of Maridesulfovibrio sp. DNA encodes the following proteins:
- a CDS encoding 23S rRNA (pseudouridine(1915)-N(3))-methyltransferase RlmH, whose translation MSKIRFVWVGKIKEPFFRDACAHYTKKLGRFHKLDETILKDAPGKLPAQDKVQHEGKAIMAKIQPSDMLICLDEKGKEMTSVELSKQLQRWTEDPNLTPCFVIGGPFGLADEVKNAARVKLSLSKMTLPHELARTMLLEQLYRAASILRGSPYHHV comes from the coding sequence ATCAAAGAGCCGTTCTTCCGTGATGCCTGTGCCCATTACACCAAAAAACTGGGACGCTTCCATAAGCTTGATGAGACTATCCTCAAGGATGCTCCGGGCAAGTTGCCGGCTCAGGACAAGGTGCAGCATGAAGGCAAGGCCATCATGGCCAAAATTCAGCCTTCGGACATGCTCATCTGTCTTGATGAAAAAGGTAAGGAGATGACTTCGGTAGAGCTTTCCAAACAGTTGCAGCGTTGGACCGAGGACCCGAATCTGACTCCCTGTTTTGTCATCGGCGGACCTTTCGGTCTTGCTGATGAAGTGAAAAACGCGGCCCGTGTGAAGCTTTCGCTGAGCAAGATGACCCTGCCCCATGAACTGGCCCGGACGATGCTTCTTGAACAGCTCTACCGTGCAGCTTCCATATTGCGCGGTTCGCCCTATCATCATGTTTAA
- a CDS encoding tetratricopeptide repeat protein encodes MGKGIKYCGLFMAGVLAGVMVMVSGTAPGYCGFPQVCISAYQNKDSEEQVELYTRCLQEDLSVANRAIAYNNRGLARKALGDLSGAVADYEQALKISPDYIYAYYNRGNVREELGNLDGAIADYNKVIAMNPDYAKAYGNRGLTYYKKKDFETAVNDFNRAIAIDKDFAIAYNNRGLVHADMEEFTKAIADYNRALQINPDYAMAYNNRGFVSYRKGETTGAITDYNKAISIDPEFAMAYVNRGLARKLNGDLTGAVADYSKAIEINPYDAEAYGNRAVIRKKQGDLDGAIADYSKVIEINPEYAKAFLNRGTVKYEKGDFDGAIADYKMVLALHPAHALAYNNLALAYDEKGMDDEAQECRIRVQELTLGQ; translated from the coding sequence ATGGGCAAGGGAATAAAGTATTGCGGTCTTTTTATGGCTGGTGTGCTCGCAGGTGTAATGGTCATGGTCAGCGGGACAGCCCCTGGTTATTGCGGTTTTCCGCAGGTTTGCATCTCCGCATACCAAAATAAGGATTCTGAAGAGCAGGTCGAACTGTACACCCGCTGTCTGCAGGAGGATCTTTCTGTCGCCAATCGAGCCATTGCATACAATAATCGAGGTCTGGCCCGCAAGGCACTGGGAGATCTCAGTGGTGCGGTTGCTGATTATGAGCAGGCCCTGAAAATCAGCCCCGATTACATATATGCTTATTACAACCGTGGTAATGTGCGCGAAGAGCTTGGAAATTTAGACGGAGCCATTGCCGACTATAATAAAGTGATTGCCATGAATCCAGATTATGCCAAGGCCTATGGAAACCGGGGACTGACCTATTATAAAAAAAAGGACTTTGAAACGGCAGTAAATGATTTCAACCGGGCTATCGCCATAGATAAAGATTTTGCAATCGCCTACAACAACCGGGGCTTGGTCCATGCCGACATGGAAGAATTCACAAAGGCCATAGCTGACTATAACCGTGCTTTGCAGATTAATCCTGATTATGCCATGGCCTATAATAACCGGGGCTTTGTTTCCTACAGAAAAGGCGAAACTACTGGAGCTATTACTGATTACAACAAAGCCATCTCCATTGATCCTGAATTTGCTATGGCTTATGTTAACCGAGGTCTGGCCCGCAAACTGAACGGGGATTTGACCGGAGCTGTGGCTGATTACAGCAAAGCCATTGAAATTAATCCATATGATGCTGAAGCTTATGGCAACCGGGCTGTTATCCGCAAAAAACAGGGCGACCTTGACGGGGCCATTGCCGATTACAGCAAGGTTATTGAAATCAACCCCGAATACGCCAAGGCTTTTCTCAATCGCGGCACTGTTAAATATGAAAAAGGTGATTTTGACGGAGCTATCGCCGACTACAAAATGGTTTTAGCACTTCATCCTGCCCATGCCTTGGCTTACAACAATCTGGCACTCGCTTATGATGAAAAAGGAATGGATGATGAAGCTCAGGAGTGCAGGATAAGGGTGCAGGAATTAACACTCGGTCAATAA
- the rsmG gene encoding 16S rRNA (guanine(527)-N(7))-methyltransferase RsmG: MEDIKISAADILGAASKAGRRLKDNPAQEEGFKAATDQARVLAYYLTMLVKWNKSMNLVGPQGWEEVFHSLIIDSLHLADFLDSLSLPPNPVSLDLGAGAGLPGIPLRTLWQAGNYHLVEARQKRSIFMRTALRVMKLPRTNVFQGRAEKIPQTNLPADLILSKAFMPWKDLLEFVKPMLAPQGRVVILSNDPAPSEDELKILGHALENSMEYQAGDKIHYLWSLRTV, from the coding sequence ATGGAAGACATAAAAATCAGTGCAGCGGATATTCTGGGTGCGGCAAGTAAGGCCGGGCGCAGGCTCAAGGATAATCCGGCTCAGGAAGAAGGGTTCAAAGCGGCTACAGATCAGGCAAGGGTTCTGGCCTATTACCTGACCATGCTGGTTAAATGGAACAAATCGATGAATCTGGTCGGCCCTCAGGGCTGGGAAGAAGTTTTCCATTCATTGATTATCGACAGCCTGCATCTGGCTGATTTTCTGGACTCTTTGAGCCTCCCGCCCAATCCTGTTTCCCTTGACCTCGGAGCCGGAGCCGGATTGCCCGGAATCCCCTTGCGCACCCTTTGGCAGGCCGGGAATTACCATCTGGTGGAGGCCCGCCAGAAACGTTCCATATTTATGCGTACAGCCCTGCGGGTAATGAAACTGCCGCGTACCAATGTATTTCAGGGACGGGCGGAAAAAATTCCGCAAACGAACCTTCCCGCAGACCTGATCCTCAGCAAGGCCTTCATGCCGTGGAAAGATCTTTTAGAGTTTGTAAAACCCATGCTGGCCCCGCAAGGCAGAGTTGTGATCCTGTCCAATGATCCTGCACCGTCAGAAGATGAATTAAAAATTCTGGGACATGCACTGGAAAATTCCATGGAGTATCAAGCCGGTGATAAAATTCATTATTTATGGTCCTTGCGGACTGTGTAG
- a CDS encoding MFS transporter — protein sequence MDDAKKKAVIFTVAVTQFTMPFMFSAVGITLPVMGREFGASGLDLSLVESVYIGSVAALLLPLGRLADMHGRQPMFRLGILLFSIFTMLIGFAHNIETVIGLRMVQGMVGGMGIATNMALLTNSVPAHERGKAMGWAVAAVYLGLSAGPYVGGLVTSHLGWRSLYFLGMIPLGISYYVARRNLNGKFRASDEKFDYPGSAVIALSVAAIVFGGTSLSAGWFGPVALITGLLGVALFIYMQDKAEFPLVELTLFKERRDFSDAALVQFINYAGTFGIVFLFSLYMQCVKGFTPHDAGLVLVIQPVVQAVLSPLCGRLADKFSPRLLALLGMLACTVGTIMGAMVTDQTSLHYLYAMFVVLGVGFALFSSPNMIILMSSVPPSRYGFASAISGGLRTLGMVFSMVIIAIFISTIMGSAPVSPESAAEYLNVMRFSLASLAALCGIAVLISIRSLLKKQRVAKNGLCVQSAGNSKEG from the coding sequence ATGGATGATGCAAAGAAAAAAGCCGTAATATTCACGGTAGCCGTAACACAATTCACAATGCCGTTCATGTTTTCGGCTGTGGGTATCACCCTTCCGGTCATGGGCCGTGAATTCGGGGCCAGCGGTCTTGATCTAAGCCTTGTGGAATCAGTCTACATCGGCAGTGTTGCTGCACTGTTGCTGCCTCTTGGCAGGCTGGCGGATATGCACGGCCGGCAACCCATGTTCAGGTTAGGCATATTATTGTTTTCTATTTTTACCATGCTGATCGGATTTGCGCATAATATTGAAACCGTAATCGGCCTGCGGATGGTGCAAGGAATGGTGGGCGGCATGGGTATAGCCACAAACATGGCCCTGCTGACCAATTCCGTACCTGCTCATGAAAGGGGGAAAGCCATGGGCTGGGCCGTGGCAGCAGTATACCTGGGACTCTCAGCCGGACCTTACGTCGGAGGTCTGGTCACCTCTCATCTGGGATGGCGCAGTCTGTACTTTCTGGGCATGATTCCTTTGGGAATTTCATATTATGTGGCCCGCCGGAATCTGAACGGTAAGTTCCGCGCATCGGATGAAAAATTTGATTACCCCGGAAGCGCAGTCATTGCCCTTTCTGTGGCAGCCATTGTTTTCGGGGGCACCAGCCTCAGTGCCGGATGGTTCGGCCCGGTGGCCCTTATTACAGGACTGCTTGGGGTTGCCCTGTTCATCTACATGCAGGATAAGGCGGAATTCCCGCTGGTGGAATTGACCCTGTTCAAAGAACGTCGTGATTTTTCTGATGCCGCTTTGGTGCAGTTTATCAACTATGCCGGGACATTCGGTATTGTCTTTTTGTTCAGCCTGTATATGCAGTGTGTAAAAGGTTTTACCCCGCATGATGCCGGGCTGGTGCTCGTAATCCAACCTGTTGTTCAGGCTGTACTTTCACCTCTCTGCGGCAGGCTGGCTGATAAATTTTCCCCACGCTTGCTCGCCCTGCTGGGTATGCTGGCCTGTACTGTGGGTACAATCATGGGAGCCATGGTTACAGACCAGACCAGTCTTCATTATCTGTATGCCATGTTCGTGGTACTGGGGGTCGGCTTTGCCCTGTTCTCATCACCGAATATGATTATCCTCATGAGTAGCGTTCCGCCTTCCCGCTACGGTTTTGCCTCTGCAATATCCGGAGGATTGAGAACTCTCGGCATGGTATTCAGCATGGTCATCATCGCCATATTCATTTCAACGATTATGGGCAGTGCTCCGGTTTCACCGGAATCAGCAGCCGAATATCTCAACGTAATGCGCTTTTCGCTTGCAAGCCTTGCTGCTCTTTGCGGGATTGCAGTACTCATCTCCATCCGTTCCCTGCTGAAAAAACAGCGTGTTGCCAAGAATGGTCTTTGTGTGCAATCTGCCGGGAACAGCAAGGAGGGCTAA
- a CDS encoding MarR family transcriptional regulator, translated as MVKKHVSFGFMNGQMGRLHRVILAEKLKTMGITYAQVGFMMQALRHPGKSQDEISLVLSVDKAATARAVAKLIEEGFLYREENPENRRQKLVYPTEKAKAIDEELHFELRSANEIMLSGLSKDEADTLMRLMAQVIDTSREKLEMPNVWDML; from the coding sequence GTGGTAAAAAAACACGTTTCTTTTGGTTTTATGAATGGACAGATGGGCAGGCTGCATAGAGTTATTCTGGCTGAAAAGCTGAAAACCATGGGCATTACCTACGCCCAAGTAGGATTCATGATGCAGGCCCTGCGCCATCCCGGAAAGTCTCAGGATGAAATTTCTCTTGTTTTGAGCGTTGACAAAGCAGCGACAGCAAGAGCCGTTGCCAAGCTAATCGAAGAAGGTTTTCTGTACCGCGAGGAAAACCCGGAAAACAGAAGGCAGAAACTTGTCTACCCCACAGAAAAGGCTAAAGCAATCGACGAGGAACTACATTTTGAACTGCGAAGCGCTAACGAAATTATGCTCTCCGGGCTGAGCAAAGACGAAGCAGATACGCTGATGAGATTAATGGCGCAGGTTATTGATACAAGCCGCGAGAAACTGGAAATGCCCAATGTCTGGGATATGTTGTAA
- a CDS encoding sigma-54 dependent transcriptional regulator codes for MANVLIIDDDPFIGEMLIAIAEALNYNGEKALTLKEGLDLAREERFDVVFLDVILPDGNGLDALPELQQLNNMPEVIIITGKGDSKGAELAINSGAWDYIAKPASQEEYMLHMKRVFQYRSEKQSSSPKLGHHNIVGRSDSIVRCLGQAAKAAESHVGVLLLGETGTGKELFARAVHDNSMRRNGPFIIVDCASIPETLVESILFGHERGAFTSADTSHEGLIAKADGGTLFLDEVGELPVSMQKSFLRVLQERTYRPVGGHEERRSDFRLVAATNRDLEALVQSGRFRQDLLYRLQAFTIELPPLRQRGEDIHRLSRYYLNKLAADFNAPPIAIADEFLDALKSYSWPGNVRELFNVLEQVFTANPEAGEFLPIHLPVRLRVSAAQASVLPRQDSRNTLTLIKGNKSRKIQDDAAVGTTIPEISIPDSYKLPSFKEYREEAVISAEKIYLERLILISKANMTEAAKISGISVSRLYALLKKHDIKKQYSID; via the coding sequence ATGGCAAATGTCTTAATTATCGATGACGATCCTTTTATCGGAGAGATGCTGATCGCTATTGCCGAAGCCCTCAATTACAACGGAGAAAAGGCCTTGACCCTCAAAGAGGGGCTTGATCTTGCCCGTGAGGAACGCTTTGATGTTGTTTTTCTTGATGTAATCCTGCCTGATGGAAACGGGCTCGATGCTCTGCCGGAACTTCAGCAGCTCAACAATATGCCCGAGGTAATTATCATTACCGGAAAGGGTGATTCCAAAGGGGCTGAGCTGGCGATAAACTCCGGAGCATGGGATTATATTGCCAAACCAGCCAGTCAGGAAGAATATATGCTGCACATGAAAAGGGTCTTCCAGTACCGCAGCGAAAAACAATCTTCCAGCCCAAAGCTCGGCCATCATAATATCGTAGGACGTTCCGACTCAATTGTCCGTTGCCTTGGGCAAGCTGCCAAAGCTGCGGAAAGTCATGTCGGTGTACTCCTGCTGGGAGAAACAGGGACCGGCAAGGAGCTTTTTGCACGGGCGGTTCATGACAACAGCATGCGGCGAAACGGTCCTTTCATAATAGTCGATTGTGCTTCGATCCCTGAAACTCTCGTGGAATCAATACTTTTTGGACATGAACGGGGGGCATTTACCAGTGCGGATACAAGTCATGAAGGGCTTATAGCCAAGGCTGACGGCGGAACCCTTTTCCTTGATGAAGTAGGAGAGCTTCCGGTTTCCATGCAGAAATCCTTTCTTCGAGTCTTGCAGGAAAGGACCTATCGTCCTGTAGGCGGGCACGAAGAGCGCCGAAGTGATTTCAGGTTGGTTGCGGCCACAAACAGGGACCTTGAGGCATTGGTTCAAAGCGGACGTTTCAGGCAGGATCTGCTTTACAGGCTTCAAGCATTCACCATTGAGCTGCCTCCTTTGAGACAGCGCGGAGAAGACATTCACAGGCTTTCCCGGTACTACCTGAATAAACTTGCTGCAGATTTCAATGCTCCGCCTATAGCCATTGCCGATGAGTTTCTCGATGCACTTAAGTCCTACTCATGGCCGGGCAATGTCCGTGAATTGTTTAATGTGCTGGAGCAGGTTTTTACTGCCAATCCAGAAGCAGGTGAGTTCCTGCCTATTCATCTGCCGGTCAGACTTCGTGTCTCGGCTGCTCAGGCATCTGTGCTTCCGCGGCAGGATTCGCGAAATACTCTGACCCTGATTAAAGGTAATAAGTCACGCAAAATACAAGACGATGCTGCTGTTGGAACAACAATTCCGGAAATCAGCATACCGGATTCGTACAAGCTTCCGTCTTTTAAAGAATACAGGGAAGAAGCTGTAATCAGTGCTGAAAAAATTTATCTTGAAAGGCTCATTCTGATTAGCAAAGCCAATATGACAGAGGCTGCAAAGATATCAGGTATTTCAGTTTCGAGGCTATATGCCCTGCTTAAAAAGCACGACATCAAGAAGCAATACTCTATAGATTAG
- a CDS encoding redox-sensing transcriptional repressor Rex, translated as MKTQNIPKATIKRLAVYIQVLTGLKRDGVEVISSEKLARACSVNPSQIRKDLAYFGEFGVRGVGYYVHELISSIKQSLGVDRVWGCALVGVGNLGRALLRHKEFALRGFSIRAAFDCDPYKIGEVVSGLEVVCTRQFKARVEELGLEIGIITTPPERAQRAANYLVDGGIKGIVNFAQARIDVPKTVPVEYVDFTHHFYSVAFNISSMD; from the coding sequence GTGAAAACCCAGAATATCCCCAAAGCGACCATTAAAAGGCTTGCTGTATACATACAGGTTTTGACAGGACTCAAACGGGACGGTGTAGAGGTTATTTCCTCTGAAAAACTGGCCCGCGCCTGTTCGGTTAATCCTTCTCAGATTCGTAAGGATCTGGCATATTTCGGTGAATTCGGCGTGCGCGGCGTCGGCTACTACGTGCATGAACTGATCTCTTCAATCAAGCAATCCCTCGGCGTTGACCGGGTCTGGGGTTGCGCACTTGTAGGGGTCGGTAACCTCGGACGAGCTTTGTTGCGCCATAAGGAATTTGCTCTACGCGGATTTTCCATTCGCGCCGCATTTGATTGCGATCCCTATAAGATTGGAGAAGTCGTTTCCGGTCTTGAGGTTGTCTGTACCCGCCAGTTCAAGGCTCGGGTGGAAGAGCTTGGACTTGAAATCGGAATTATCACTACCCCGCCGGAAAGGGCGCAACGTGCGGCCAATTATCTGGTAGATGGCGGAATCAAAGGTATTGTAAACTTTGCACAGGCAAGGATTGACGTACCCAAAACCGTTCCGGTTGAGTACGTTGACTTCACACACCACTTTTATTCTGTAGCATTTAATATCAGTTCTATGGACTAG
- the atpE gene encoding ATP synthase F0 subunit C, with protein sequence MRKALLIVLNTMALVLAAGAAFASGVAPEVASATATATAIGMAIAAAGCGIGQGLGLKAACEGTARNPEAGGKITVTLILGLAFVESLAIYALVVNLILLFANPLIG encoded by the coding sequence ATGCGTAAAGCTCTGCTTATCGTTCTGAACACCATGGCTCTGGTTCTCGCTGCTGGCGCAGCATTCGCTTCCGGCGTAGCTCCCGAAGTTGCTTCCGCTACTGCTACTGCTACCGCTATCGGTATGGCTATCGCTGCTGCTGGTTGTGGTATCGGTCAGGGCCTCGGTCTGAAAGCTGCTTGTGAAGGTACTGCACGTAACCCCGAAGCTGGTGGTAAAATCACCGTTACTCTGATTCTTGGTCTGGCATTCGTAGAATCCCTCGCCATTTACGCTCTCGTTGTTAACCTGATCCTGCTCTTCGCTAACCCCCTCATCGGTTAG
- the atpB gene encoding F0F1 ATP synthase subunit A yields MAGGLPHPLLIMTELNNALGTHIPNHVWYTWFGMGVLFVLGFIVSRRLSLVPGGVQNLAEIIIGGLEDFVVSNVGEGGRQVFPFMCTLFVYILVLNLMGLVPGFDAPTANVNTNAAMAVCTFLYYNYIGIKLHGAHYIKHFMGPIPALSPLMFIIEVVSHISRPLSLTLRLFGNIRGEEIVLVLLFLLAPVVSTLPMYFLFMLAKVIQAFIFFMLTMIYLKGSLEEAH; encoded by the coding sequence ATGGCTGGAGGTTTACCACATCCATTATTGATCATGACAGAGCTTAACAACGCTCTGGGAACTCACATCCCCAACCACGTGTGGTACACATGGTTCGGAATGGGTGTTCTTTTCGTACTGGGTTTTATTGTATCCAGAAGGCTTAGTCTGGTTCCCGGCGGGGTGCAGAACCTTGCCGAGATTATTATCGGGGGATTGGAAGATTTTGTCGTCTCAAACGTCGGTGAGGGCGGACGTCAGGTATTTCCTTTCATGTGTACTCTTTTTGTATACATCCTCGTACTGAACCTTATGGGTCTTGTTCCCGGATTTGACGCTCCTACTGCGAACGTCAATACTAACGCAGCAATGGCTGTATGTACTTTTCTTTACTACAACTACATCGGCATCAAACTTCATGGTGCCCACTACATCAAGCATTTCATGGGCCCCATTCCGGCTCTGTCTCCCTTGATGTTTATCATTGAAGTGGTTTCCCACATCTCGCGTCCGCTTTCGCTTACTCTGCGTCTGTTCGGTAACATCCGCGGTGAGGAAATCGTTCTCGTTCTTCTCTTCTTGCTTGCTCCTGTTGTTTCAACCCTGCCCATGTACTTCCTGTTCATGCTGGCAAAGGTTATCCAGGCTTTCATTTTCTTCATGCTGACCATGATTTACCTGAAAGGTTCTCTGGAAGAAGCTCACTAG
- a CDS encoding ATP synthase subunit I, translating into MRNQLYLAVGTCLIAAVVSIGFVHWALGLAAGTVLVTFNFWSLAKFGQHLAYMRKGAVVSLLIRFYGRLILSGLIIYGLIVWGQCSIYALLAGLSTVVVNAIFWGVAGLRQKVKEA; encoded by the coding sequence GTGCGAAATCAATTGTATCTAGCTGTTGGAACATGTCTTATAGCAGCCGTAGTATCCATCGGGTTTGTCCACTGGGCACTGGGTCTGGCCGCAGGGACGGTTCTGGTAACGTTCAACTTCTGGTCGCTGGCCAAGTTCGGTCAGCATCTGGCTTACATGCGCAAGGGCGCGGTTGTGTCCTTGTTAATTCGCTTCTACGGTCGGCTCATTTTATCCGGGCTGATCATCTACGGGCTAATAGTCTGGGGACAGTGTTCAATTTACGCTCTTCTTGCAGGTCTTAGTACGGTAGTTGTGAATGCGATATTTTGGGGCGTAGCCGGGTTACGGCAAAAAGTGAAGGAGGCATAA
- a CDS encoding AtpZ/AtpI family protein — translation MFFLRGNKETFDLLGNAATIGTHLVVSTFVGLGIGWYLDKWLGTKPWLLIVFLCFGIAAGFKNVFDEVQRIQKKDQGKGPGTNENESED, via the coding sequence ATGTTCTTTTTAAGAGGGAATAAAGAGACCTTCGATCTGCTCGGCAATGCCGCAACGATCGGAACTCATCTGGTTGTCTCCACCTTTGTCGGGTTGGGTATCGGGTGGTATCTCGATAAATGGTTGGGAACGAAGCCTTGGCTTCTAATTGTTTTCTTGTGTTTCGGAATCGCTGCCGGCTTCAAGAACGTATTCGATGAAGTTCAGCGCATTCAGAAAAAGGATCAGGGGAAAGGTCCTGGAACCAATGAAAATGAATCAGAAGATTGA
- a CDS encoding ATP-binding protein translates to MTIYELSLDRLSSRQEPSDINYESSAEIPESKYDYDQFQPRALQAFRMALAIKGTCHNLYLSGDPNLGRSYFAREYFELRAAKQETPPDQLYLHNFSRQDHPISVSLPAGRGKEFKNSMSETISQIREQLPAWFEREPHVKALEQISRSFQDEREDLFTNMEGIAKDRGFSLEIDDHGGLTLIPLVEGRILNDDEFERLDPDVRKTLRNAADDLLAEVTTILRRISKTEEGFRKDERQLHQDSAKELLKDLLSPLHENFDEFEQINGYLIEVEEELLDNIDLFMPKEAQAPSLIPGLQLPEASPVEELFTRFEVNLLVDNSRTKGAPVVMADHPTMFNLLGSIERESEMGALYTDYTLIRAGAIHKANHGYLIVYADDILSTPSSWEGLLRALRTGQAKIEDPGDGEQVRTKTIEPEPIPLDLTVILIGSEETYEILLYNDERFGKYFKLKAHMQLTAERNDDNVERFIRVLGKIIADSKLLHFDRSSLARIVDYSSRLAEDQKKLSLRIPLLKEIMVEASALARLDNKDMVDLPALAEAITMKDFRSNLYEDEYMNEYDREVIKVETSGEGVGRANGLSVTLFGNYEFGLPHQISCTIGVGHGGILDLEREARMGGPIHTKGMMIIKSYLVGLFAQDKPIVLTGSLCFEQSYAGIEGDSASGAELAALLSGISGVPIKFDYAFTGAVSQSGTIMAVGGVSRKIEGFFEVCRRRGFNGKQGVLIPADNVLNLMLRDEVVQAVEKGEFHIYPVKTIEEAIYILTGIEAGVRGEDGKFPEGTLYRKADERLAELAKLASLAECKK, encoded by the coding sequence ATGACCATTTATGAATTGTCTTTGGACAGGCTCAGCTCCAGACAGGAGCCTTCTGATATAAATTATGAATCCAGTGCGGAAATACCGGAATCAAAATACGATTACGATCAATTCCAGCCCCGCGCTTTGCAGGCTTTCCGAATGGCCCTTGCCATCAAGGGGACCTGCCATAATTTATACCTGTCAGGGGATCCCAATCTGGGCAGAAGCTATTTTGCCCGTGAATATTTTGAGCTTCGGGCCGCCAAACAGGAGACACCGCCGGACCAGCTGTACCTGCATAATTTTTCTCGGCAGGACCATCCCATTTCGGTCAGCCTGCCTGCAGGACGGGGCAAAGAATTCAAAAATTCCATGTCCGAAACAATTTCACAGATCAGGGAACAGTTGCCTGCCTGGTTTGAGCGGGAACCGCATGTAAAGGCCCTTGAACAGATTTCGAGATCATTTCAGGATGAGCGGGAAGACCTTTTCACCAATATGGAAGGCATTGCCAAAGATCGCGGATTCAGCCTTGAAATTGATGATCACGGGGGTTTGACTCTGATCCCGCTCGTTGAAGGGCGCATCCTTAATGACGATGAATTTGAACGTCTCGACCCCGATGTGCGCAAAACCCTGCGCAATGCCGCAGACGACCTGTTGGCAGAAGTGACCACCATCCTGCGCCGGATCAGTAAAACTGAAGAAGGCTTTCGTAAGGATGAACGCCAACTGCATCAGGATTCAGCCAAGGAACTTCTCAAAGATCTGCTCAGCCCGTTGCATGAAAATTTTGATGAGTTTGAGCAGATAAATGGCTACCTCATTGAAGTGGAGGAAGAATTACTCGATAACATTGACCTGTTCATGCCCAAGGAGGCACAGGCCCCGTCTCTTATTCCGGGTTTGCAGCTCCCGGAAGCATCTCCGGTAGAAGAGCTTTTCACACGTTTTGAAGTCAACCTGCTGGTAGATAACAGCAGGACCAAAGGCGCTCCGGTGGTCATGGCCGATCACCCGACCATGTTCAACCTGCTCGGTTCGATTGAACGGGAATCTGAAATGGGAGCGCTGTACACGGATTATACGCTCATACGCGCCGGAGCCATACATAAGGCAAACCATGGCTATCTCATTGTTTATGCAGATGATATTTTGAGTACCCCGTCGTCTTGGGAAGGATTGCTGCGCGCCCTGCGGACCGGTCAGGCCAAGATTGAAGATCCCGGTGATGGGGAACAGGTCCGCACTAAAACCATTGAACCCGAACCAATCCCGCTGGATCTGACTGTAATTCTGATCGGCTCTGAGGAAACTTACGAAATACTGCTTTATAACGACGAAAGGTTCGGTAAATATTTTAAACTCAAAGCCCACATGCAGCTTACCGCTGAACGCAATGATGACAATGTCGAACGTTTCATCCGGGTGCTGGGCAAAATTATTGCTGATTCAAAACTGCTTCATTTTGACCGTTCATCTCTGGCCAGAATTGTGGATTATTCCAGTCGGCTGGCTGAAGACCAGAAAAAATTGTCTCTGCGCATCCCCCTTTTAAAGGAAATCATGGTTGAAGCATCGGCACTGGCAAGGCTGGACAACAAAGATATGGTGGACCTGCCCGCGCTGGCAGAGGCCATTACCATGAAAGATTTCCGCTCCAATCTTTATGAAGATGAATATATGAATGAATATGACCGAGAAGTCATCAAGGTGGAAACCTCGGGTGAGGGTGTCGGACGGGCCAACGGTCTTTCAGTCACTCTGTTCGGTAATTATGAATTCGGTCTGCCGCACCAGATTTCGTGCACCATAGGAGTGGGACACGGCGGAATTCTGGACCTTGAGCGGGAAGCGCGTATGGGTGGCCCTATCCATACTAAAGGTATGATGATCATTAAAAGCTACCTTGTGGGGCTTTTTGCTCAGGACAAGCCTATCGTGCTTACCGGCAGCCTCTGCTTTGAGCAGAGTTATGCCGGAATTGAGGGTGATTCAGCTTCCGGGGCCGAGCTGGCCGCCCTGCTTTCAGGCATCTCCGGGGTACCCATCAAATTTGATTACGCTTTTACCGGGGCTGTCAGCCAGTCCGGGACCATCATGGCTGTTGGCGGAGTCAGCCGTAAGATCGAAGGCTTCTTTGAAGTCTGTCGCCGCCGGGGTTTCAACGGAAAACAGGGTGTTCTCATTCCGGCAGATAATGTGCTAAACCTTATGTTGAGAGACGAGGTTGTTCAGGCTGTGGAAAAAGGTGAATTCCATATTTATCCGGTCAAAACCATTGAAGAGGCTATCTACATCCTTACCGGAATTGAAGCCGGGGTTCGTGGTGAAGACGGAAAATTCCCCGAAGGAACCCTTTACCGCAAAGCTGATGAAAGACTGGCTGAACTGGCAAAGCTGGCCAGCCTTGCCGAGTGTAAAAAATAA